Proteins from one Salinispora arenicola genomic window:
- a CDS encoding acyl-CoA synthetase → MTGIGLWNIASQDPDQVAIVEPDGRTVTYGELAAEADRIGRGFQSLGLAPGDTVAMLLPNGADLLAAEFAALETGLYSVPLNWHLTAAEIAYILRDSGARAFIAHGRFAEAAATAAAEAGIPADGCLAAGEVPGFRPLTSLGAGGSGRPPVRTLGALMVYTSGTSGRPKGVRRPLTGADPDSVSPVFLWFFGLFGLAPFDSHVHLCCSPAYHTAVMNFVVVSLQLGHPVVLMDRWDPHEMLRLIERHRVTHSHMVPTQFRRLLALPEKVRTAYDLSSMRVMVHGAAPCPQEVKRRMLDWWGPVVVEYYAATEGGGTLITAVDWLARPGSVGQAWPGTRVRVLDPDGNDAPAGQPGTVYLQMGELTFEYHGDAEKTRQAWRDRMFTVGDVGYLDDDGYLYLCDRKSDMIITGGVNVYPAEIEGELAAHPAVADAAVFGVPHDEWGEEIKAVVQPELGVTTGPELTNELLAFLAGRLARFKLPRSVDYVDELPRDPNGKLYKRLLRDPYWAARQRAI, encoded by the coding sequence ATGACCGGCATCGGACTGTGGAACATCGCGAGTCAGGATCCAGACCAGGTCGCCATCGTGGAGCCGGACGGCCGTACCGTCACCTACGGGGAGTTGGCCGCTGAGGCCGACCGGATCGGGCGTGGCTTCCAGTCGCTCGGCCTGGCGCCCGGGGATACCGTGGCGATGCTGCTGCCCAACGGCGCCGACCTGCTCGCCGCCGAGTTCGCGGCCCTGGAGACGGGGTTGTACTCGGTGCCGTTGAACTGGCACCTGACCGCTGCCGAGATCGCCTACATCCTGCGCGACAGTGGCGCCCGGGCGTTCATCGCCCACGGACGGTTCGCGGAGGCCGCCGCTACGGCCGCCGCCGAGGCCGGCATCCCGGCCGATGGGTGTCTAGCGGCAGGTGAGGTTCCCGGGTTTCGGCCACTCACCAGCCTCGGTGCCGGTGGATCCGGACGGCCCCCGGTGCGGACCCTCGGCGCGCTGATGGTCTACACCTCCGGGACGTCGGGGCGACCCAAGGGTGTGCGTCGGCCGCTCACCGGTGCCGACCCGGACAGCGTTTCACCAGTCTTCCTCTGGTTCTTCGGGCTGTTCGGGCTCGCGCCGTTCGACTCCCATGTGCACCTGTGTTGCTCGCCGGCCTACCACACCGCGGTGATGAACTTCGTGGTTGTCTCCCTCCAACTCGGGCATCCCGTGGTGCTGATGGACCGGTGGGATCCGCACGAGATGCTGCGGCTGATCGAGCGTCACCGGGTCACCCACAGCCACATGGTGCCCACCCAGTTCCGCCGGCTGCTCGCCCTGCCGGAGAAGGTCCGGACCGCGTACGACCTGTCGTCGATGCGCGTAATGGTCCACGGTGCGGCGCCGTGCCCGCAGGAGGTCAAGCGTCGGATGCTCGACTGGTGGGGGCCGGTGGTGGTGGAGTACTACGCCGCCACCGAGGGTGGAGGCACGCTGATCACCGCGGTGGACTGGCTGGCCCGGCCCGGTTCGGTGGGGCAGGCCTGGCCGGGCACGCGGGTGCGGGTGCTCGACCCGGACGGCAACGACGCACCAGCGGGTCAGCCCGGGACGGTGTATCTGCAGATGGGCGAGTTGACCTTCGAATACCATGGGGACGCTGAGAAGACCCGACAGGCCTGGCGGGATCGGATGTTCACCGTGGGGGACGTCGGCTATCTCGATGACGATGGCTACCTCTACCTGTGTGACCGCAAGAGCGACATGATCATCACGGGTGGGGTGAACGTGTATCCAGCCGAGATCGAGGGCGAACTCGCCGCTCACCCGGCCGTCGCGGACGCCGCTGTCTTCGGCGTCCCGCACGACGAGTGGGGCGAGGAGATCAAGGCAGTGGTGCAGCCGGAGCTCGGTGTGACCACCGGCCCGGAGTTGACCAACGAGCTGCTTGCGTTCCTGGCCGGCCGGCTGGCCAGGTTCAAGCTGCCACGCAGCGTCGACTACGTTGACGAGTTGCCCCGTGACCCGAACGGCAAGCTCTACAAGCGACTGCTGCGTGACCCGTACTGGGCCGCGCGGCAACGGGCCATCTAG
- a CDS encoding crotonase/enoyl-CoA hydratase family protein: MESVAEQPHALVQQRGPILVVTMNRPRVRNALSTEMLAIMRDAWDRVDHDPEIRACVLTGAGGAFCAGADLRAMTQSHPGDRFNGADLSRIDALLKGRRLSKPLVAAVEGPAVAGGTEILQATDIRVAGASARFAVSEARWGLFPLGGSAVRLVRQIPYAIAAEMLLTGRQLGAAEARDVGLIGHVVPDGQALDKALELAGMIAANGPLAVRAILQTIRETEGMAENDAFEVESRIGTAVFRSTDAKEGPRAFVEKRTPQFQGR; encoded by the coding sequence ATGGAATCGGTAGCCGAACAGCCACACGCACTCGTCCAGCAACGTGGCCCGATCCTGGTCGTGACCATGAACCGACCGCGGGTCCGCAACGCACTCTCCACCGAGATGCTCGCCATCATGCGCGACGCGTGGGATCGCGTGGACCACGATCCAGAGATCCGGGCCTGCGTGCTCACCGGGGCCGGCGGCGCCTTCTGCGCGGGCGCCGACCTGCGGGCAATGACCCAGTCCCACCCTGGCGACCGCTTCAACGGTGCCGATCTCTCCCGGATCGACGCGCTCCTGAAGGGACGGCGGCTCAGCAAGCCCCTCGTCGCCGCCGTGGAGGGACCGGCGGTCGCCGGCGGCACCGAGATCCTTCAGGCGACCGACATACGCGTCGCCGGCGCGAGCGCCCGGTTCGCGGTCTCCGAGGCGCGCTGGGGCTTGTTCCCGCTCGGCGGCTCGGCCGTACGGCTGGTGCGGCAGATCCCGTACGCCATCGCGGCGGAAATGCTGCTGACCGGACGTCAGCTCGGTGCCGCCGAGGCTCGTGACGTGGGTCTGATCGGTCACGTGGTGCCGGACGGGCAGGCCCTGGACAAGGCCCTGGAACTGGCCGGGATGATCGCTGCCAACGGCCCCCTCGCGGTGCGGGCCATCCTGCAGACAATCCGCGAGACCGAGGGCATGGCCGAGAACGACGCGTTCGAGGTGGAGTCCCGAATCGGTACGGCGGTGTTCCGCAGCACCGACGCCAAGGAGGGCCCCCGCGCCTTCGTCGAGAAGCGCACCCCCCAGTTCCAGGGGCGGTAG
- a CDS encoding acyl-CoA synthetase, whose protein sequence is MAANIADLFEHAVDAFGDRSAVYFGERAISYPELEERANRLAHFLRNRGVRPGDHVGLYASNSIEAVVAMIAVFKLRAAVVNVNYRYVENELRFLFADAELSALVHDRCFAPRVASVLAAAPGLHTVVALPDGSDEDIGGYGGVPYADALAAGDSGRDFGDRSADDIYLLYTGGTTGYPKGVLWRHEDVWRALGGGVDFMTGIPLEDEWAQSTRGAGTTGMVRLCMAPLIHGNAQWAVLAALFAGDSVVLLPRFDAEEVWRTVERRRVNVLVLIGDAMARPIIEAYAAGDYDASSVAAVSSSGALFSPAVKRQYLDLLPDVLVTDAIGASETGFIGLGVVAEVPGGAVQDPRVMPAPSTVVLGDDGRAVPPGEVGRLAKSGYLPLGYYKDPVKTAALLTEVDGVRYALPGDLARLELDGTVTLLGRGSTCVNTGGEKVFPEEVEGALKTHPDVFDALVVGVPDERLGQRVAALIQPRAGVSLDLVAVEAHLRRQIAGYKVPRAIWLVDAIARTISGKADYQWAQRHVAEHPAEEVSHAD, encoded by the coding sequence ATGGCGGCAAATATCGCAGACCTGTTCGAGCATGCGGTCGATGCCTTCGGCGACCGTTCCGCCGTGTACTTCGGCGAGCGGGCGATCAGCTATCCGGAGCTGGAGGAGCGCGCCAACCGGTTGGCCCACTTCCTGCGGAATCGCGGCGTGCGGCCAGGTGATCACGTTGGCCTCTACGCCAGTAACTCGATCGAGGCCGTGGTGGCCATGATCGCGGTCTTCAAGCTGCGCGCCGCAGTCGTCAACGTCAACTATCGGTACGTGGAAAACGAGCTACGCTTCCTGTTCGCGGACGCGGAGTTGTCGGCACTCGTGCACGACCGCTGTTTCGCGCCCCGGGTCGCCAGCGTGCTGGCCGCCGCGCCCGGACTGCACACCGTGGTGGCCCTGCCCGACGGCTCGGACGAGGACATCGGTGGGTACGGCGGAGTACCGTACGCCGACGCGTTGGCCGCCGGCGACTCCGGCCGGGACTTCGGCGACCGCTCCGCGGACGACATCTACCTGCTCTACACCGGTGGCACCACCGGCTACCCCAAGGGTGTGCTCTGGCGTCACGAGGACGTGTGGCGTGCCCTCGGCGGCGGCGTCGACTTCATGACCGGAATCCCGCTCGAGGACGAGTGGGCGCAGTCCACCCGGGGCGCCGGCACGACCGGGATGGTGCGCCTGTGCATGGCCCCTCTGATCCACGGCAACGCACAGTGGGCCGTGCTCGCCGCGCTGTTCGCCGGCGACTCCGTGGTGCTGCTGCCGCGTTTCGACGCCGAGGAGGTCTGGCGCACGGTCGAGCGGCGGCGGGTGAACGTCCTGGTCCTGATCGGCGACGCCATGGCCCGTCCGATCATCGAGGCCTACGCGGCCGGTGACTACGACGCCTCGTCGGTGGCCGCCGTCTCGTCGAGTGGTGCCCTGTTCTCCCCGGCGGTCAAACGGCAATACCTGGACCTGTTGCCCGACGTGCTGGTCACCGACGCGATCGGTGCGTCGGAGACCGGCTTCATCGGGCTGGGCGTGGTCGCCGAGGTGCCCGGCGGCGCGGTGCAGGACCCGAGGGTCATGCCCGCGCCGAGCACGGTGGTCCTCGGCGACGACGGCCGGGCGGTGCCGCCGGGCGAGGTGGGCCGGCTGGCCAAGAGCGGGTACCTCCCACTCGGCTACTACAAGGACCCGGTCAAGACCGCCGCCCTGCTGACCGAGGTCGACGGGGTGCGGTACGCGCTACCCGGCGACCTCGCCCGACTCGAGCTCGACGGCACCGTCACGCTGCTCGGTCGGGGCAGTACCTGTGTGAACACCGGCGGCGAGAAGGTCTTCCCGGAAGAGGTCGAGGGCGCGCTGAAGACACACCCCGACGTCTTCGACGCGCTGGTCGTCGGTGTGCCCGACGAACGGCTCGGGCAGCGGGTGGCGGCGCTCATCCAGCCCCGGGCCGGCGTCTCGCTCGACCTGGTCGCGGTTGAGGCACACCTTCGGCGGCAGATCGCCGGCTACAAGGTGCCGCGGGCCATCTGGCTGGTGGACGCGATCGCCCGCACGATCAGTGGAAAGGCCGACTACCAGTGGGCGCAGCGGCACGTCGCGGAACATCCGGCCGAGGAGGTCAGCCATGCGGACTGA
- a CDS encoding NAD(P)H-dependent flavin oxidoreductase → MRTELCERFGIEYPFVGFSPSEHVVAAISRAGGLGVLGCVRFNDPDELDAVLTWLDDRTEGRPYGVDVVMPSSVPVEGAPADLDRLIPAGHRDFVERTLLRLGVPPLGVDNSQRAGVLGWLHSVARSHVEVALTHPVRLVANALGPPPPDVIAQAHERGVVVAALAGRADHARGHVASGVDLVVAQGYEAGGHTGEIASMVLVPEVVDAVGAQVPVLAAGGIGSGRQIAAALALGACGVWMGSVWLGTAEYQSSAALREALLRAGSADTVRSRVYTGKPARLLRNRWTDAWSEEAAPRPLPMPLQNLLVAEAHTRLMASDDPTVVPMPVGQIVGRMNEVRPVADVLADLAAEADETLARLGTLSWRRLPPGSG, encoded by the coding sequence ATGCGGACTGAGCTGTGCGAGCGGTTCGGCATCGAGTACCCGTTCGTCGGCTTCAGCCCATCCGAGCACGTGGTCGCCGCGATCAGCCGGGCCGGTGGTCTGGGCGTGCTGGGCTGCGTGCGGTTCAATGACCCGGACGAACTCGACGCGGTACTCACCTGGCTCGACGACCGGACCGAGGGACGGCCGTACGGGGTGGACGTGGTGATGCCCAGCAGCGTGCCGGTCGAGGGCGCTCCCGCTGATCTCGACCGGCTGATCCCGGCCGGGCACCGTGACTTCGTCGAGCGGACCCTGCTGCGCCTCGGAGTGCCGCCGCTTGGTGTCGACAATTCCCAGCGGGCCGGGGTGCTCGGCTGGCTGCACTCCGTGGCCCGTTCGCACGTCGAGGTGGCGTTGACCCACCCGGTTCGACTGGTCGCCAACGCCCTCGGCCCGCCGCCACCCGACGTGATCGCCCAGGCGCACGAGCGGGGCGTGGTGGTGGCCGCGTTGGCCGGCCGGGCCGACCATGCCCGAGGCCACGTGGCGAGCGGGGTCGACCTGGTGGTGGCGCAGGGCTACGAGGCCGGCGGCCACACGGGTGAGATCGCCAGCATGGTGCTGGTGCCGGAAGTGGTCGACGCGGTGGGTGCGCAGGTGCCGGTGCTCGCCGCGGGCGGCATCGGTAGCGGCCGGCAGATCGCGGCGGCGCTCGCGCTCGGCGCGTGCGGTGTGTGGATGGGGTCGGTCTGGCTCGGCACTGCCGAATACCAGAGCAGCGCCGCGTTACGCGAGGCCCTGCTGCGGGCCGGGTCAGCGGACACGGTACGTAGCCGCGTCTATACCGGTAAGCCGGCCAGACTGCTACGAAATCGGTGGACCGACGCCTGGAGCGAGGAGGCTGCGCCCCGGCCGCTGCCGATGCCACTGCAGAATCTGCTGGTGGCCGAGGCACACACCCGGCTCATGGCTTCCGACGATCCGACTGTCGTCCCGATGCCGGTCGGGCAGATCGTGGGTCGGATGAACGAGGTGCGTCCGGTCGCGGATGTCCTCGCGGACCTGGCTGCCGAGGCGGACGAGACGTTGGCCCGGCTTGGGACGCTGTCCTGGCGGCGGCTGCCCCCGGGAAGCGGATGA
- a CDS encoding SDR family oxidoreductase, with product MLLAAKVVVVAGVGPGLGQAIAVRAAQAGADVVLAARTGSFLTEVAGKVTAVGQRALAVPTDLTDGESSAALVRAALAEFGRVDALVSNAFEMPPMRGLQTVELADLRSSFEVNVLAALRMTRLLTPALVETGGSVVMVNSAVLRHSRRPFGPYKLAKAGLLAVAQNLASELGPKGVRVNSVAPGWIWADSLRLWFDYQASQRGVSVQQIYDEVAATTDLRRLPVPDEVAGAVLFLVSGLARGITGQCLDVNCGEFHH from the coding sequence GTGCTGCTCGCGGCGAAGGTCGTCGTCGTGGCCGGGGTCGGTCCCGGACTGGGCCAGGCCATCGCGGTGCGGGCCGCACAGGCCGGCGCCGACGTGGTGCTCGCTGCCCGGACCGGGTCGTTCCTGACCGAGGTGGCCGGGAAGGTGACCGCGGTGGGTCAACGGGCCCTGGCGGTGCCCACCGACCTCACCGACGGGGAGTCGAGCGCGGCGCTCGTGCGGGCTGCGCTCGCCGAGTTCGGCCGCGTCGACGCGCTGGTGAGCAACGCGTTCGAGATGCCGCCGATGCGCGGGCTGCAGACTGTCGAGCTGGCCGACCTGCGGTCGAGCTTCGAGGTCAACGTGCTCGCGGCGCTGCGGATGACCCGGCTGCTGACGCCCGCGTTAGTGGAGACCGGCGGTTCGGTGGTGATGGTGAACTCGGCGGTGCTTCGCCACTCGCGGCGACCGTTCGGGCCGTACAAACTGGCCAAGGCCGGGCTGCTCGCGGTCGCGCAGAATCTGGCCAGCGAACTCGGGCCGAAGGGCGTCCGGGTCAACTCCGTGGCACCCGGCTGGATCTGGGCGGACAGCCTACGTCTGTGGTTCGACTACCAGGCGAGCCAGCGCGGTGTGTCGGTACAGCAGATCTACGACGAGGTCGCCGCGACGACCGACCTGCGCCGGCTGCCCGTGCCGGACGAGGTCGCCGGCGCCGTGCTGTTCCTCGTCTCCGGCCTGGCGCGTGGCATCACGGGCCAGTGCCTCGACGTCAACTGCGGCGAGTTCCACCACTGA
- a CDS encoding sulfotransferase family protein yields MRSTRTDVGTVDDLHASATRLTGLDDFGDDDYREGMGELLSAYRNEAALTPTGSKVSRALLRAALVSRLLSEAAWRRFPEYVEVPVPRPVFVTGLPRTGTTALHRLLTADPAHQGLELWLTEAPQPRPPRSTWESNPGYATLQAGYAQHHATNPSFVEAHHTAADQVEECWRLLRQSMMSVSFECLAHVPSYSRWLSAQDWTGAYRRHRRNLQLIGLHDQDRRWVLKNPSHLFALDALLAVYPDAVVIQTHRAPQDVIASVCSLNAQACAGWSELFHGEVLGAAQSRLWSRGLRRFMADRERHDPARFVDVDYDDFVADPIRVVEMIYERLGTRLTTVARSAMTAWYRQRQRPAHHYRLADFGLTAAEVDAAFA; encoded by the coding sequence ATGCGCAGCACACGCACGGACGTCGGCACGGTCGACGACCTGCACGCCTCGGCGACCCGGCTCACCGGACTCGACGACTTCGGCGACGACGACTATCGCGAGGGGATGGGTGAGTTGCTTTCCGCGTACCGGAACGAGGCGGCCCTCACGCCCACCGGTAGCAAGGTTTCCCGCGCGCTGCTGCGCGCGGCGCTGGTGTCCCGGCTGCTCAGCGAGGCTGCCTGGCGACGGTTTCCGGAGTACGTCGAGGTTCCGGTACCCCGACCGGTCTTCGTGACCGGCCTGCCCCGTACCGGAACCACCGCCCTGCACCGGCTCCTCACCGCGGATCCCGCGCACCAGGGGCTCGAACTGTGGCTCACCGAGGCCCCCCAACCCCGGCCACCGCGCTCCACCTGGGAGTCGAACCCCGGCTACGCCACACTGCAGGCCGGTTACGCGCAGCACCACGCGACCAACCCGAGCTTCGTGGAGGCGCACCACACCGCGGCCGACCAGGTCGAGGAGTGCTGGCGGCTGCTGCGCCAGTCGATGATGTCCGTGTCCTTCGAGTGCCTGGCGCACGTGCCGAGCTATTCGCGGTGGCTCAGCGCGCAGGACTGGACCGGTGCCTACCGGCGGCACCGGCGTAACCTCCAGCTCATCGGCCTGCACGACCAGGATCGCCGCTGGGTGTTGAAGAATCCCAGCCACCTGTTCGCGCTCGACGCGCTGCTCGCCGTCTACCCGGACGCCGTGGTCATCCAGACGCACCGCGCGCCGCAGGACGTGATCGCCTCGGTGTGCAGCCTCAACGCGCAGGCGTGCGCGGGCTGGTCGGAGTTGTTCCACGGCGAGGTGCTCGGTGCGGCGCAGTCGCGGCTCTGGTCACGTGGGCTCCGCAGATTCATGGCCGACCGCGAACGACACGACCCGGCACGCTTCGTCGACGTCGACTACGACGACTTCGTGGCCGACCCGATCAGGGTGGTCGAGATGATCTACGAACGGCTGGGAACCCGGTTGACCACTGTCGCGCGATCCGCGATGACCGCGTGGTACCGGCAGCGACAACGCCCCGCGCACCACTATCGTCTCGCCGACTTCGGATTGACCGCGGCCGAGGTGGACGCCGCCTTCGCCTAG
- a CDS encoding TIGR03619 family F420-dependent LLM class oxidoreductase gives MKFSLGIALSPLDQLIDLAQAAEECGFSAIALPDSLFYSEEISAQYPYTPDGRRFWTVDTPWADPLVTAAALGSATTRIRFYTQVLKLGPRNPVLLARQVGSVANLTGNRFGLGVGLGWSPEESLWCGSPFTARGARGDEAIEVLRLILAGGMVEHHGAHFEFGRLQMSPAPTEQVPIYVGGHSSAALRRAARLGDGWSSAMMRFDDLRATIDQLTRLRVEYGRADQPFEIQAVCIDRFGLDGFREQAEAGVTDAIVVPWRFYGVGFDGGLAAKLAGIRRFADEVISRIP, from the coding sequence ATGAAGTTCAGCCTCGGCATCGCGCTCAGCCCACTCGACCAACTCATCGACTTGGCGCAGGCCGCCGAGGAGTGCGGCTTCTCGGCCATCGCCCTGCCCGACTCGCTGTTCTACTCCGAGGAGATCAGCGCACAGTATCCGTACACTCCAGACGGTCGCCGGTTCTGGACGGTCGACACGCCTTGGGCCGACCCGCTGGTGACCGCCGCCGCGCTGGGCTCGGCCACCACCCGGATCCGGTTCTACACCCAGGTACTCAAGCTCGGACCCCGTAACCCGGTGCTGTTGGCCCGCCAGGTCGGGTCGGTGGCGAACCTGACCGGCAACCGGTTCGGACTTGGTGTCGGACTGGGCTGGTCGCCGGAGGAGTCGCTGTGGTGCGGCTCGCCGTTCACCGCCCGAGGGGCCCGCGGCGACGAGGCGATCGAGGTGCTGCGACTGATCCTGGCCGGTGGCATGGTGGAGCACCACGGCGCGCACTTCGAGTTCGGTCGCCTGCAGATGAGCCCGGCACCCACCGAGCAGGTGCCGATCTACGTGGGTGGTCACAGCAGCGCGGCGTTGCGCCGGGCGGCCCGGCTGGGTGACGGCTGGTCCTCGGCCATGATGCGCTTCGACGACCTGCGGGCGACAATCGACCAACTCACCCGGCTGCGCGTCGAGTACGGCCGGGCCGACCAGCCGTTCGAGATCCAGGCGGTGTGCATCGACCGGTTCGGGCTGGACGGCTTCCGGGAGCAGGCCGAGGCCGGTGTGACCGACGCGATCGTGGTGCCGTGGCGCTTCTACGGCGTCGGCTTCGACGGCGGACTGGCGGCCAAGCTCGCCGGTATCCGGCGCTTCGCCGACGAGGTGATCAGCAGGATTCCCTAG
- a CDS encoding SDR family oxidoreductase, translated as MDPLDFTDRVVVVTGGTRGIGAAIASAFLAVGARVLVCGRNQPSIVVPDFVQADVREPTQAAALVAAATERFGRIDVLVNNAGGAPSTVAATASPRLHAKIIELNLVAPLHVAQAANTVMQQQTGGGVIIMVGSVSGTRPSPGSAAYGAAKAGLHHLATSLAAEWAPAVRVNSVVPGPVAGDADLRLDPAAVARAVPLGRPATPAEVAGVCLLLASPMASYVTGAAVAVHGGGEWPGYLADLRGDVR; from the coding sequence ATGGACCCTCTCGACTTCACCGACCGGGTTGTGGTCGTCACCGGTGGGACGCGGGGGATCGGTGCCGCGATCGCCTCGGCGTTCCTCGCGGTGGGCGCCCGAGTGCTGGTCTGTGGTCGGAATCAGCCGTCCATCGTGGTGCCCGACTTCGTCCAGGCCGACGTTCGTGAACCCACCCAGGCCGCCGCGCTGGTGGCGGCGGCGACCGAGCGGTTCGGCCGTATCGACGTGCTGGTGAACAATGCGGGCGGCGCGCCGTCGACGGTAGCCGCGACCGCCTCGCCCCGGCTGCATGCCAAGATCATCGAGTTGAACCTCGTCGCTCCGTTGCACGTCGCGCAGGCCGCCAACACCGTCATGCAACAGCAGACCGGTGGTGGAGTCATCATCATGGTGGGCAGTGTCAGCGGCACCCGCCCGTCGCCCGGCTCCGCCGCGTACGGCGCGGCCAAGGCCGGCCTGCACCACCTGGCGACGAGTCTGGCCGCTGAGTGGGCGCCGGCGGTACGCGTGAACAGCGTCGTCCCCGGTCCGGTCGCCGGCGACGCGGACCTTCGGCTGGATCCCGCCGCCGTGGCGCGCGCTGTTCCACTGGGGCGGCCCGCGACGCCGGCCGAGGTCGCCGGAGTCTGCCTGCTGCTGGCCTCCCCAATGGCCTCCTATGTGACCGGGGCGGCGGTGGCAGTGCACGGCGGTGGTGAGTGGCCGGGTTATCTGGCGGATCTGCGTGGTGACGTGCGATAG
- a CDS encoding pyridoxamine 5'-phosphate oxidase family protein — protein sequence MSQRGDVAMPAEDVAAHLAHGRKLQLATVNRDGTPHLVSMFYAIHDGRIAFWTYRASQKARNLARDPRVTCLVEEGDGYFELRGVQVTGEVTRIDDLTGVVAIGRLIAARMPSPVASDLPPGEVAAVLDGYVAQAATKRVAYLVETRRVVSWDHRRLVN from the coding sequence GTGAGCCAACGCGGCGACGTGGCGATGCCAGCCGAGGACGTGGCAGCGCACCTGGCCCACGGCCGGAAGCTCCAGCTCGCGACCGTCAACCGGGACGGTACGCCGCATCTGGTCAGCATGTTCTACGCGATACACGACGGACGCATCGCCTTCTGGACCTACCGTGCGTCGCAGAAGGCCCGGAACCTGGCCCGTGACCCGCGGGTGACCTGCCTGGTCGAGGAGGGCGACGGCTACTTCGAGCTGCGCGGCGTGCAGGTGACCGGAGAGGTCACCCGGATCGACGACCTGACCGGGGTGGTCGCGATCGGCCGCCTGATCGCCGCGCGGATGCCCAGTCCCGTGGCGAGCGACCTGCCGCCGGGCGAGGTCGCCGCGGTGCTCGACGGATACGTCGCGCAGGCAGCAACCAAGCGGGTGGCCTACCTGGTCGAGACGCGACGGGTGGTCAGCTGGGACCACCGCAGACTGGTGAACTGA
- a CDS encoding glucose 1-dehydrogenase, with protein MGRLDGKVALITGGARGMGKSHARHFVAEGARVVIGDILDDRGTAVADRLGDRCRYVHHDVTSEDEWAGAVAATLAAFDRLDVLVNNAGVFQHAPIATMDPAEFRHVVDVNLTGCWLGIHTVVPTMTTAGGGSIVNVSSIEGFVGAAGLSAYSASKFGIRGITKSAAQELGSAGVRVNSVHPGGVMTSMARTAAETMPIVDPGALLRSLPIARFAEPVEVSRLVAFLASDESSYTTGAEFVADGGLLSGPGY; from the coding sequence ATGGGGCGGCTGGACGGCAAGGTGGCTCTCATCACCGGCGGCGCGCGCGGCATGGGCAAGTCACATGCCCGGCACTTCGTCGCCGAGGGCGCCCGGGTCGTCATCGGCGACATCCTCGACGACCGGGGCACGGCTGTGGCCGACCGCCTGGGGGATCGTTGCCGCTACGTGCACCACGATGTCACCAGCGAAGACGAGTGGGCCGGCGCCGTGGCCGCCACCCTGGCGGCGTTCGACCGGCTCGACGTGCTGGTCAACAATGCCGGCGTCTTCCAGCACGCGCCGATCGCCACGATGGATCCAGCCGAGTTCCGGCATGTTGTCGACGTCAACCTGACCGGCTGTTGGCTCGGGATACACACCGTGGTGCCGACGATGACAACGGCCGGTGGCGGATCCATCGTCAACGTGTCCTCCATCGAGGGATTCGTCGGCGCGGCCGGCCTCTCGGCCTACAGTGCCAGCAAGTTCGGCATTCGCGGCATCACCAAGTCGGCGGCGCAGGAGCTCGGGTCGGCCGGCGTCCGGGTCAACTCGGTTCATCCTGGCGGCGTGATGACCTCGATGGCGCGGACCGCGGCCGAGACCATGCCCATCGTCGACCCGGGCGCACTCCTCAGGTCGCTGCCGATCGCCCGGTTCGCCGAGCCGGTGGAGGTCTCCCGGCTGGTCGCGTTCCTCGCCTCGGACGAGTCGTCGTACACCACGGGCGCCGAGTTCGTGGCCGACGGCGGGCTGCTCTCCGGGCCGGGGTACTGA